ATGGCGGTGAAGCTTTTTGATTCGTTCGGCTTAAAAGAACTGCGGGTCGACCTCAATTCGGTCGGCTGTAAAAAATGCCAACCTGGTTACCGGCAGGCGGTCCAGGATTATTTCCGGCCGAAGATCGGCGAGATGTGCGCCGACTGCCGGGAACGCCTGGAGAGCAACCCGCTCCGGATCCTCGACTGCAAAGAACCAAGTTGTCAGCCCTTTTTGGCCAACGCTCCGGCCTCGGCCCAGCATCTTTGCGAAGAGTGTGACCTCCACTTTAAGAAACTCCTCAGTTATCTAGATAACGCCAAAGTTAAATATCAAATCAATGACCGGCTCGTCCGCGGGCTGGATTACTATACCAAGACCGCTTTTGAAGTCGTTTCCAGCCAACTCGGTTCCCAGAACGCCGTTTGCGGCGGTGGCCGATACGATAATTTAGTGGAAGAGCTGGGGGGAAAGGCGACCCCGGCAATTGGTTTTGCCATTGGACTGGAAAGGGTGGTTGAAGTTCTGAAGCAGGCAAAATTAGCGGGGCACGATTCCCGTGGTTTGCTCCTTTATTTCGCGACGATCGGCGAACCGGCCAAGAAAGTCGCCTTTGACCTCTTGAACAAAGGGCGGGAACTTGGGATACCTTCGGACATGGATTACACCGGCAAATCGCTTAAGGCGCAGATGAAAGCGGCCGACCGGCTTAAAAGCCAATATGTTTACATCATCGGCGACGATGAAGTTGCCAAAGGGGCGGCTGTTTTGAAGAACATGGAGACTTCGGAAGAACGCGAAGTCACTTTTGAAAATGTTTTATACCAGCCTTTTGGTTTGGAAGGGGTAAAGGAAGAATCATCTTGCGGCGGATGCGGCGGCGGATGCGGCGGCGGATGCAGTTGCGGCGACAGTTGCGATGAATGAAAGAAGCTTTATTCTATAAAAAGCTAGAAGCCCAGAAGGTCCAGTGCGAACTCTGCCCTCATAATTGCCTGATCGTTCAAGGGGGGCGGGG
This sequence is a window from Candidatus Margulisiibacteriota bacterium. Protein-coding genes within it:
- the hisS gene encoding histidine--tRNA ligase; the encoded protein is MAKYTAPRGTKDILPVEVGLWQFIEDNCRDIFFLYNYQEIRTPVFESTDLFARSIGSTTDIVKKEMYTFEDRKGRSLTLRPEATAAVVRAGLENNLIAPDSFTKLFYIGPMFRYERPQAGRQRQFHQAGVEVFGSADPLLDAEVIVMAVKLFDSFGLKELRVDLNSVGCKKCQPGYRQAVQDYFRPKIGEMCADCRERLESNPLRILDCKEPSCQPFLANAPASAQHLCEECDLHFKKLLSYLDNAKVKYQINDRLVRGLDYYTKTAFEVVSSQLGSQNAVCGGGRYDNLVEELGGKATPAIGFAIGLERVVEVLKQAKLAGHDSRGLLLYFATIGEPAKKVAFDLLNKGRELGIPSDMDYTGKSLKAQMKAADRLKSQYVYIIGDDEVAKGAAVLKNMETSEEREVTFENVLYQPFGLEGVKEESSCGGCGGGCGGGCSCGDSCDE